The window GAATTTTGGTATGTTGATCGTGGTATAGTAGTTGCTGGTGATGATGATGTGGAGGAACTTCCCATGTCTTCCTCTTTGAGAAGACCATCAATCAGACAGGAAGAAAAATGGTGGCTTCCTTTCCCTAAAGTTCCCCCGGCTGGTTTGTCGGAAGACACAAGAAAGAAGCTGCAGCAGTGTAGGGAGTGCACAAGCCAGATCCTTAAGGCTGCGTTGGCAATTAACAATAGTGTGTTAGCTGAGATGGAAATCCCAGATACTTATTTTGAGAGCTTGCCCAAGGTATGGGAACCCTGCCCTGCTACATCGAATTCCATTTATGCTTGATGAATCAGCTGTGGATGTGAATGAATACTGCATGGtcaaagttttattaatctttaGTTTCCACCACATCCATGCCAAATAAATTCCTTTTCTATCTGTTAAGCAGGTTGGTCAGAGGTTTTTATGTGGTTGATATGTCCCTGGTATAAAATGTATTGCTGATGTGCTCATGTTATTTAAAGAAGAGAGTGTAATGCTGTTCCTGTATTTCGTTTTTTGTCTGCTAGGCATATATGTATAATTTCCGCGCTGGCATTCTTTTTATGTGAATGAACATTTGCATCTACTGTACATTGTACTCTGAACCATCAAAAGGGATTAACTCTTACAAAGGACACAATGCTGTTGCTTATGCAATGTCTTTATGTTTCCTATGAAATATACGctgttaattttggttttcgtggccttttctgtttttttcttttttcagagtGGAAAAGCTTGCTTAGGCAGAATCATGTATCATTATATAACTGCCAAACACTTCTCCCCAGATTATCTTTTGGATTACTTAGACTTGTCATCAGAATTCACCACTTTGGAAATAGCAAATCGGATAGAGGCTGCCACGCATTTCTGGAGCCAAAATTACCAGAACAAGCACTTAATTCGTGCAAGGAATGGGAAGTCATCATGGGGTGGCAAGGTGAAAGGATTTGTTGGTGAAATACCCAAAAGGAAACTTCTAGCAAAACGAGCCGAGGTTCTCATACATAACCTAAGGCTACGTTTTCCTGGCCTCCCACAGACTGCTCTAGATGTAAACAAGATCCAATATAACAAGGTATTGCCTGCACATTATTACCCATGCATCGTAGCCTTTTTGCTCCTGTTTGCTGATGACACGTTTCCATACCTCCAGCTCACACATGGATAAAACAAATTGTTTCTCCGCTGCAGGATGTAGGGCATGCTATTATGGAGAGCTATTCTAGGGTGATGGAAAGCTTGGCCTTCAACATAATGGCAAGAATTGATGATCTCCTATATGTGGATGATGCCACCAAGCAACGTGCAACAGCAGAGTCAGCATCTCCTTGTTTTCAGGGAAACTGTGGTGGTAGACCATCCAAACAAAAGTGGATATCATCTAGCCATGCTTCTTTTCAACACAGTCCTTGTTCCTCCGCATTGACAGTGCCAACTGTCGGCTCTTCCAGTGAAGTAATCAGGATTACTAATGGAAGGAAACCCCATTCTTTGAAGAAGAGCAATTTAAGGGACTCGTTAGATCAGACTCTAGAGAAACTAACATTTTGACTTGTTAGATCATATCGTCCTGTTTGGACGACCTCAGTACTAAAAAGACTTCTTACTGCTTCTGAATCTAGTTTAGATAGCTTGTTCCACtaagcacagatttgtgcacaATATGTATATCCTTTTGCAGAGAGACAGCATACCCATAAACATTATGGACATAAGACCGAACTCTGGTTTCGTTTGCTAGTTTCCTTGTCGGTTTTGGAGGTTAGAGTTATGTGTAATagcaaaacttttttaattctttttattcggAACTGAAGAAAGTCCATCAGTATTGCTGATATGGGAATTTGGGCATCCTTAAACTTTCAAGGTAGCGGGGAAGCTCATCTGAGTTTGTCGGAAGAAACAAATGTTTGAGCTTCAACAAGGACCTTCTATTCCAGGCTATCAAGAAAGAGAGATTGTTTCAGTGCAAGAAATCGAATCCATGGATCGAAATTCAAAGGACGAGGACCCCtgttcttgagaaatatatGGAGCAGGATTGTCCCAAAGCTGATCAGGTTCAGTTGAATAGTAATGGTGCTGAATATTGGACGATGCACTGCATCTATGTGTATATACAGGGTCGTAGCTGATCTGAATGGGCCTTGggttaaaaacattaaaaagtaaTATAGCTATGGAGTTGGATGGTTGCAGGCCGATCTCTTGGGACCAGTGTTCCAATCCTGAAAGAATCACCAGGGAATGCCAGTCCTCCTCTGGATGACATGTCTCAAGGGCATGTCTGTTGCGGTTGATGCTTAGGCAAACAACACTCTGTAGCAGGAAAGGTGAAATTCTTCCATGTTGGGCTTTGCACAAAATTGGGTGAAGCTTTAAAAATTTCTGCTTCACTTACAAACACACGAGGAATGCGCTCACGCTTGAGGTTTGCCAGGGATGTAACTTGAAAGGGGCAAAATACCTCCCTGAACTTTGGGAATTATCAATTTTCCCCCTAAAACTATCTCGAGTTTTGATTTTACCCCTCTCCATTCCTCCTACTTCTCTACTTTCATATTTTTGTGCCGCGTGGCATAATACAATTAGGCATTTGGAAGTCTTGCGAGTGTCCATAGCTCCTCCAAATCCTCTTTCTTTTGGTTCATCCTTCGTACAGTctgaattatttataaaaaatacattatcaaaataagtaaatttcgataataaaaaaaaaacgcaatGACTTGTACAAAAAAGGTCACAATATCCGGACATatagaagattaaaaaatacttaaataaatttCGAATTTCATTGCTTTTTGGTACTTAGTCCAATTTATTTCTGGATGGAGCGCCTTAACAGTGAACTTCTTTACCTTGATAAATGCTTATGGTCCCTCGTCGCCCCCTCCAGTTTCGTCCACTGAAAGAACACAGTACTGCCATTACTCAGCCATATTATGGTCCCCGATGGAGTAATTATCACCATCCCAGCAGCTCTTAATTTACCCTTTTATTGAGTGCCCTACCGTGCCTAAATTGAAGTCACATTTGAACAAAAGGGATACAAGAATCAAAATCACTAATACAAAATTCTATGAGCAAGTGCTTAAAGCAAAAAAGCTTGGAACTTTGAGTGGAGCCACCAGGTAATGTAACCCTCTATTATTATTCCAAACATTTCCATGCGTCTGATGGCCAAATGCACAAAGCACAAACAcaacaaattatttaagaaattttGCCTTTACATCATCAAAAAAGACACTCAGCGTGTGGACTTGGGAGTATATCCTAGAAATGGAGTGTTTGGCATGCCCTAACGAAAGACCTGCCCAACCAAATTAGATATATATTAGTTGAATATCTGACAATGGGGGGAAAAAATTGGTGTGGTAGACATGCATGAAGCCATGAACACTGAAATATCTAACTAGATACTcaacatgattttatatatatatatatatatatatatatatatatatatatataagaggcAGATAGAGGATCATTACAAAGGGGTTTTGATTCAAAGACCTTCGATGCATCCTATAATTCAGTTGAGTTGGCTAGCCCCGATGAATAGTTCGTATGATGGCTGCAAAGAGGCATCGTCCAGCCTTCAACTCTTTGAGTCTTTATTAATTGAACTAATCTTGAGTACGATCACTTGGGTTAGATTCAAAGGGGAAATAAGAGATAGATAAGCCTGGATGATGAGATGAAAAAAGCAATGCATCATGCACTGTTAGATTATGAAATATAGGCAAGTATGAAAGAAGCAATTACACCCAAAAACCCAGGAAAAAGTCACATAGGTTAAGATCTACAAAGTGAAAACCAGGATTCTGCGCATGTGATGCCTCATTACCTCTAATTTTCTGCAGAAAATTGAACCATGGCAATCAACAGGTGATCAAAGCAAGTCGTagtgattttctctttttattgatttttttgtgttttattaggAAAAGTAGATGGTATAGTTGGAGTCATCAAGTAGAAGCCAAATAAGGGCCAGAAGCTGCCAGTGCATGACCACCATgatcagaaaaacaaaagaagcttaccaaaaaaataaagaagaggtTGCCAGAGATCATCATAGCGCATGCAGATTCTTTACCTTTGATCTTTCTTTCttgcaagagagagagagctaaaAGATGAGGATGATGACAGAATAATCACGAGGGTTTTACAAAGAGAGACCAACAGAGCTCGGTTGGCAGTATGCCCACCTCCATATGAAAGAGATATTCTAATTTCTATAGATAGGAGGTGGACAGAATGCCAATAAACTCTGTAAGAAACCCTTTGCTAAATCCACAtgaaagctagctagctagctgtcCTAGTATTCACCACTGGAAGGCACAGACACATACAAGGAAAACAGACAGCTAGAGAGTAATAACAATCCTTGGGGACAGATGGGTTCTATTTAAGAAGAAAGGATGGTATGGCACAGtaaataagagagagaaagagggagggGCTCCTTGTGGGTGTAATTAATTGAAAAGGGCAGTGAGGGGGAGAAGAAGAGGTGATTTGAAGACTTAAAAAGACAagagaaataattaataattgttttggAGTAGTAATAATGATCAGATTAGACGGTTCCTTCCATATTCCTATGAATTACAGGTCTGTAAGACATCGTATATATTAAGAAAGATCAGGGAAAGAATCATCATCCTCCCTCGTTACTGATGAAAACCCTCcaatccctccctccctccagTCTTTTCCTGCGTTCTCTCACCTCCTAACCCTCGTTTCTGATGCCACACACGCCTCTTTCTCTCTCAGAAACTGAAGAAATACGAGGGGTTTGGTCTTTTGTCTAGTGGCTAAGAAATATACTAGCAGGGAAGTTGGTGTCTGGTTTAGTGATGAGTTGATAACCCCAACGTAGTGACAAAACAAGAGGTAGCTAGATAGCAAGATCAGTTTCAGATTAAAAGCAGCTTTTCTTTGGATTTTAAAGAGGGTGGTCTCCCTGCTAGTTTCACTCCTACTTTATTTAGATGCTACCGACCCATTCCAGTGAGGCATGTAGAAAAGCATAGCTTTATAGGGTCCATCTGTCATCATTCATCAGAACCGTTCCCTGGGATTTTCATTATTATAGGGCACGCATAGGGTTACCAGGAGCCGTTTGATTCATGGAGGGGCATTTTAACGCCTGCGGCTCATGAAAATAGGTGCTGCTAGTGCTGATTGTCTCTGGGATAGTTGCATTTTCTCTAGGATATTGGCTCCACACGTTCGATGGGATAATTAAGGGCTATCAGGCGAGCGAGTGAGGACAAAAGCGATCTGTAGTAGTACTAGGGCATCGTCCCTTGGCAAATGCGGCTGGTCAAATTAGTTGCCCTTGCACATcatccttccttccttcctttacACGGTGAGTGAATCATGTGGTAACTTCAGTCAGCAGTTAGAATTTTAGGTTGTGATTACGTGTGGGgttatgctcttttttttttcacgcatgcagaaacaaaattaaaaaataatgagagcAGTCAATATAGAATTTTATTGAATGGAGTTGCCATacacaatttatattttgaaatctcattattgaaaattttattttaaaatagtttgtttctaacaaaaaaaaattacaatttcttatgtaaatttaaaaaactaccctaaacaaactaaaaaaaatccaaaaataaaagggaagaaTAAAAGTTCCAAACGAGCTATGAAATCTAAAAGAATTAAGAGTAATAAAATTAGCTCAAACAACatactttaatttaattatcttccggaccttaattatttttaacaaggTGACCCttctataaattaaaatgatcctATAAaatctcttgaaaaatttaaatatagttcaataattagattaaaaattagaaatcactGCACGCAACCTAGATCTTTTCTTGGAATTTGTCATTTCTCATCGATTTATAACTATTCTCATAATGATATCTATATAGTCTAATTAAAATAGGTCTGCAATAGACTAATCACAACCACTTATCATCCATTCGCAATGACTTTGGTGCCCAACTAATTCATTCTCATACTTAACCCCATTCTCTTAAACGTCGAATGTTAATCATGCCGATGTGGAAATGGGTAAAATTCCTTGACTCCAATTCTCAAAAAGAAGGTGAGTGACATAGTCTAAATTCTTATAATCCACGCAACGGTTGTTGCATGCATGCTCTTACTACAGTAAAAGAATTGGTAAACTTCATGGAGCTTTAGGATTCCTAAGATTGTTTCTGGAATGATGAGGACAATTAAAATATGTCACGCAactcttatatatatttattccgAGTTTAgcagagagttttttttatcaattatatcattatatttttttatttcattggtCGAACTAGACAAGATAACTAAATTATGTTAGGTTAATTTTTACACTGTTGAACTTTAAatctaaagaaagaaaaaaattaggttgagggattttttttttctttcaatttcatcttttcttcttgattttatcTTCAGATATTTTTACTGATTAGATGAGTTGTTTTTAAATCAGCCAAGTCGACTGAATTATATCAGGATAACttctatatgattttaattttatatccaaaCCATGTAGAAAGATATTTCAAGAGGTTTGAAGATTAACTACCTGAGTTGAAATTTAATAGcaacattaaataatttaaaaattatatttgaaaatttgatcaaattcaCATGATGACGTGCGCCTGGAAACTAACTTATTATATTTGTGAGTGTTTGTAATGTTATGCaagcatttttaaaagaatatgttttgattaaaaagtcattaattaattttatttcttatattttacgATGTCCTtgtcattttcatttaaaaatcattaaagaaacactcataagaaatttaaatatattttgaaaacaccTTTCAAACACTTTTATCAATTCAAACGGAAAaggattttgatttaattatccTACGGATTGTCGTGAGAGATCAGGAGCCATTGGCCAACCTTCCTCCTCAACATTCGTAGATTGGGTCCTGCTATTACAGCACTAATGTCATGATCGGTGTGGAATCCGAGGTAACATTCCTCTCCTGTGTAAGAAATATTCTTCTTCAAAATTCAAACACGCCCACCCCCTtggcttattaaaaaaatcgatcGAAGGTAGACACAGGTCAATGTAATTATAACATTACTAGGGTTACTTTTCTCTTCCACGTTCCTTGCTCCTTTGAAAAAATGCAGTCTGTTTATTACTGTTTTCACTctggtttttttctattttttttttttccttcgggCTTGAACCATCAACCTTGCTCTAATTTTCACACGTCAAgataaagtttttattaattacatcCTCGGCGTGCTATAGAAATTTATATCCTAATTATTTGTGATGaatgtttttgttatgatttcttTCACTAATTCCAATCTAAATGACAACACAGGAACAAATTCACCTAGCATCTTAGCCAACATTGGATTGGTAGCCACCGGATCAAGCATTTcccagtgtaaaaaaaaaacgaatttagAGGACggtaataattttaaagaagtaaTTTGAAAGTCAGGTCATtgattttattggattttatattcctggttaatttaataatataaaaaaacactaatagcaaataaattaaacaaaacaagctTAGCATGAGTCAACCtcctaaaatgataaaatcaaaaaa is drawn from Populus nigra chromosome 5, ddPopNigr1.1, whole genome shotgun sequence and contains these coding sequences:
- the LOC133695398 gene encoding rop guanine nucleotide exchange factor 1-like, which gives rise to MGSVSSEDWLDQVSERFELDNYSLSADVSGSESDTSSSSFSCRRYDLQGGASTSFTSSTPDFAGNSVSPLPLPVMLPVVGDRHVAASPDEMEEKPETDLSEIALMKERFAKLLLGEDMSGGGQGVCTAVAISNAITNLSASVFGELWRLEPLAPQRKAMWQREMEWLLCISDSIVELVPSMQEFPGGGTYEVMVPRPRSDLYVNLPALKKLDAMLISILDLFSESEFWYVDRGIVVAGDDDVEELPMSSSLRRPSIRQEEKWWLPFPKVPPAGLSEDTRKKLQQCRECTSQILKAALAINNSVLAEMEIPDTYFESLPKSGKACLGRIMYHYITAKHFSPDYLLDYLDLSSEFTTLEIANRIEAATHFWSQNYQNKHLIRARNGKSSWGGKVKGFVGEIPKRKLLAKRAEVLIHNLRLRFPGLPQTALDVNKIQYNKDVGHAIMESYSRVMESLAFNIMARIDDLLYVDDATKQRATAESASPCFQGNCGGRPSKQKWISSSHASFQHSPCSSALTVPTVGSSSEVIRITNGRKPHSLKKSNLRDSLDQTLEKLTF